A part of Palaemon carinicauda isolate YSFRI2023 chromosome 8, ASM3689809v2, whole genome shotgun sequence genomic DNA contains:
- the LOC137644971 gene encoding uncharacterized protein, whose amino-acid sequence MKFIAIFALLGVSFAAALPMDAAPEPVSDTEEVAQAKAEFQALYDAAAAAAAADEVPAVVVPEGAPEPVADTDEVAAAKAKFQAEFDAAAARAEAAPDNDLDGALSTYSGYLSGLDGRLSPFYTNTLPYGAFGLHAPVVAGAPIVAGSPYTLGVGAPLLKNAVVGGSHLIGSPLAYNALGLGAYGYGFGLHHPFVRVVA is encoded by the exons ATGAAGTTCATC GCAATTTTCGCTTTGTTGGGCGTGTCCTTCGCCGCCGCCCTTCCTATGGATGCAGCTCCCGAGCCAGTGTCCGACACCGAGGAAGTGGCCCAAGCCAAAGCAGAATTCCAAGCCCTTTACGacgctgcagcagcagcagccgccgcTGACGAAGTGCCTGCAGTAGTGGTGCCTGAAGGTGCTCCTGAACCCGTTGCTGACACTGACGAAGTGGCTGCTGCCAAGGCCAAGTTCCAGGCTGAGTTCGACGCTGCTGCTGCCCGTGCCGAGGCTGCCCCTGACAACGACCTGGACGGTGCCCTTTCCACCTACAGTGGATACCTCTCTGGCCTCGACGGACGCCTCTCTCCCTTCTACACCAACACTCTTCCCTACGGCGCATTCGGCCTCCACGCTCCTGTCGTTGCAGGCGCCCCCATTGTTGCTGGTAGTCCTTACACCTTAGGAGTCGGAGCCCCCCTGCTCAAGAACGCTGTCGTCGGAGGAAGTCACCTGATTGGTTCCCCTCTGGCCTACAACGCCCTTGGCCTCGGTGCCTATGGCTATGGCTTCGGTCTGCACCATCCCTTCGTCCGTGTCGTGGCCTAA
- the LOC137645892 gene encoding larval cuticle protein F1-like produces MKFIAILALLGVSFAAALPMDAAPEPVSDTEEVAQAKAEFRTLYDAAAAAAAADEVPAVVVPEGAPEPVADTDEVAAAKAKFQAEFDAAAARAEAAPDNDLDGALSTYSGYLSGLDGRLSPFYTNTLPYGAFGLHAPVVAGAPIVAGGAYTVGVGAPLLKNAVVGGSHLIGSPLAYNALGLGAYGYGFGLHNPFVRVVA; encoded by the exons ATGAAGTTCATC GCAATTCTTGCTTTGTTGGGCGTGTCCTTCGCCGCCGCCCTTCCTATGGACGCGGCTCCCGAGCCGGTGTCCGACACCGAGGAAGTGGCGCAAGCCAAAGCGGAATTCCGAACCCTTTACGacgctgcagcagcagcagccgccgcTGACGAAGTGCCTGCAGTAGTGGTGCCTGAAGGTGCTCCTGAACCCGTTGCTGATACTGACGAAGTGGCTGCTGCCAAGGCCAAGTTCCAGGCTGAGTTCGACGCTGCTGCTGCCCGTGCCGAGGCCGCCCCTGACAACGACCTGGACGGTGCCCTTTCCACCTACAGCGGATACCTCTCTGGCCTCGACGGACGCCTTTCTCCCTTCTACACCAACACTCTTCCCTACGGTGCATTCGGCCTCCACGCCCCTGTCGTTGCAGGCGCCCCCATTGTTGCTGGTGGTGCTTACACCGTAGGAGTCGGAGCCCCCCTGCTTAAGAATGCTGTCGTTGGAGGAAGTCACCTAATTGGTTCCCCTCTCGCCTATAACGCCCTTGGCCTCGGTGCCTATGGCTATGGCTTCGGTCTGCACAATCCCTTCGTCCGTGTCGTGGCCTAA